The Malus domestica chromosome 17, GDT2T_hap1 genome contains the following window.
TTTCTCAAGCACCTGCGAAGCACTTCTAACCATGCAAGATGAAGACACCGCTACTGAAAGTGCTTGTGCATGTGTATGTCCTTAATCTATTAGTACGTTCTCAAGTTTCCATACTGTATGTGTGCGCTAGAACTATTCACTCCAGCAACAAGGCAGAGATTTGTAAATACTTCGATTCTCCTCGTGGATGTGTTAGAGGATCCAAGTGCTTTAAGTTGTATGGATTACGAATACTCAGGCATTCTTCATTGATTTGTATAACAGATGTATCAACTCTATTTCTCTTGATAACGTAATGTTCATATGTTACTTTGTGAAGCCGATTCGTTGGGTAAGttttttgaaaaagaatttgGGCCGGTGGAAGATGCCAATCATTTTAGCTCAAATGGAAAACAAGATGCAATCTCGAGGCTCTGGATTTGTCAGATTTAAAGAGGAGAAGTCTGTTTCTGCAGCTGTTCAAGCACAATATGTCACCATGGCAGGCACGCCGGTCGAAATTAAAAGTCTAATACCAAAAATGGCAGCTGAGTCGGAGAAAATGTCACTTCGACAACAAGAACAAGAGAAGAATTGCAATTGCCAATCTCCACCGCTTCCAGTTGCAGCAAAGGTGTCGTCCAGCGAGATGGTTATGGAAGCAAATAAACCCGAACAAGTTCTTGGCTTGATAAGGTAGTCCAAGGCCAACCGAACACATCAACTCAAGCACATAATATCAGCAGCCCCAAGGACAGTAAAAGCATGCCTGTATGGCTTAAAGGCTTGCAAGAAGTGGTTTCCTCGATCGCTTCTTACAACGTCTTCCAAAGCATCCGAGTGGAGAATACGCTCTCTCCTCTCTGAAAAGTGACTTAGAATTGGATCATTTGCGCGTTGGCTTCTCTAAGCTCAGTGACTTCATCAAATCTTTCTCCAACTTATGTGCCAAATCCCAGGCTTCACCACAACCTTTGTCATACACTCAAAGCGCCTTGCAGTTCCCCTTTTATTTGCACATGTTCTTACTGGTAAGAACACATTCAATATCTGAGCTACATATCTACACAACTTCTTACCGACTAGAAAAGGGGCAACAACTCTCGAGTGAAAAGCAGTATCGAAGTATCGAAGTAGCCCTTAAGAACACGTGCGTTATCTGAGCTCAATATTTACGAAGGTTATTATTGGTAAGAATGATTCGTATATttcctagatttttttttatttatttatttattgaagaTGATAGCTTGGAGGATGAGGCCTTGGAGCAATCCACAATGGCATTTGGTTTTAGAGGCCCTTGCAAGAAAATGGAACAAATCATCGGGATTCTTCCTTGGTGAATTCGATTTCTACAAGGTGAGATCAGCAGCCGGTGAACTAAAAATTACGATTTTATATTGTTAGAGATTTGATATATATTGTTCATATTGGACGCAGGACTACAAGGAAAGCACCTTGGAGGGAAAGTGTTTTGCGTGCAACCAGAACCAGATTTTATGGGCCAACTTCCCCCGCCAAAACTTGCTCTGGTGCAGCGCCTGCAAAGTGCAGGCCATACCGGCTGCCGGTGATTTCGTTCACAACTGCGTGGTGTGTGATGCGCAAGTACACAAACTCATTTAACTTCCGTGGAATGATGAATTCCGGCGTATATCACCTGGTCCTTTCCGAACGAAAGATCAAAAGACGATTCTAcacatttgcttgtttttatcttcttttcctACTGTAGTCCATTCGCGCAGAAGACATCTCCATTAACCGGTAACAGATGAAATCGTTTGCAGTCGAGGTCCCTGTGCAGAGAGGGGGAAAATGCTGCCAATGGAGGATAGATGACAGCTATAGACACATAGTAAGAGGGTGCAGGTAAACTGAAGATATGCCCGGAAAAAGTTAAAAGGAAAGGCGGGTTGGGCGTGGCGTCTCCTTCCCGTCACAATAGAAAATACTTTTGGACTCCGATCAAAACTGTAGAGTTTGCACTCGAGCAGTAGCCATATATCACCAATGAGGAAAGAAAATGATAGCAGAAGCGTTCTACTGATATAACTTGTTTTGTTGATATACACAAAAGTAATTACCTTGATCCCATTTGTTTTATGGTTCAATTTCGCTCGATGTTTACTTTTCGGACATGTCAAATACAGTAAAACAAAATGACTCACACAGACATAGTTACTTCCCTGGATTGTTTGGTCAACCAACCGGAAATAGGGCTTCTGGTTAATCCAAATCACCGTCGGTGATCTTATAATGCaaagaatttacacaatcagtTAGCCATTATAAGTTATCCCGAAAATGATTAAACAACTCTTTCTTGTCCTTTAATcctttaattttgaacaatataGTTGCATCTTACTCGTACTCAGTTGAGATATTTAAACATGTTTCCTATTCTAAAAGCAAACCGCCACCATACTCGAAAATAGGGTGAGCTCATGAGAGTAGCAAACCTGCTGTGTCTTCGTAACACTGTAACTGTTGCAAACTCAGTCCACATGAGCTCCCAGACGACGGTAAAGTACACAGTTGTAGTCTAACATATCTCACATCTGCCCTCGTGGTTGTCTATCTCTGACTACTGGTTTGCACACACCGAGTGCCTGCAGAATATCTTTCTGTTGTCAACTCAAACATATTTGGAAGAATACAGAAAGGTTTATGTCAACATATGATATAAGAACCAACACATCTGTACGTGTGACAAGAAGTTAAgttcaattatttaaaaaaaaagacacaAGGAACTCGGCCAATGAACGTAGTACTTAGTTACGGAACAACTCTACTTCTACTCAGTAATTCGGGAATAGAAATTTCCCTTGCATACAATTGCAGCAGCTATTGAATGTGGTTAGTAGAAAAAATTTACCTGCAAGAACGCTAAGCAGTTACTTTCTCTACGAGCTCATGTTGTACAGACCGGTCATGCTTTTTCCTACAAATCAGAAGAAATTGTTAGCAATGTGAAACGGTAAGGCAAACAATTAAGAAAACATATCAAAAGATCCCAATGTATACATTTAACAGATGCCTCTGAAATCGATAATATTTGGgaaacatataaaaaaataatcaaaacataTCCAAACTTACTTGTCATACAGCTTGATGAGTGACCTTGGCCTCTCATAACTATTTTGCTTCTGTTCAAGAAACTTTTGGTTCTCTGCCTGCCTTGACTCTGGTTTCCAATTAGCATTGGCTAGAGACTTGCCCAACAACTCAGCAATATCCGAGGCCATTGCCTCAGCCTTCTTCCAGTATGGAAACGTTTCCTTCTTGAAGTGGTGTGACAACCACATATACATAGAACAAACTTGGTGCTTGGTCTCCAGATCCAAGAGCTCCTTATTGTTACGGGCAGATCCCGTTGGTACGCCCATAGCAATGTTGACAGGGAGTTTCTGAccatatgatgaagcaaacctTAGAAGATGATACATAGCTCTTGGGTCTTTGATATTAACTGGGGCAAAACAGAAGTTAAAACGATCCTCCAGAGATAGTTCCGGAACCTTCTGTAACATATTTGCAACCTTCTTTATATGATCATGTCGACACAGGAAGTATGAACCATCCAGACGACAATTTTCACTAAAATTTTCAAGTAGCTGGCAGAACGTAACATCAGGAATTTTCCCTGCGAATAGCTCAACCTGCTCAAAGAAAGGGAAAAGGCCCACTTTCTTAACTTCGTCAAAAGGTTGCTTTAGACTTTCAATTAAGTAATCCAGATCATCTAAATTCAATGTGGTTGTGAGTCCGTCTGGATAGATGCTTCCTCTCCGACCAGCTCTTCCAGCAATCTGCTTCACCTGAGACGCTGGAACCGCGACAGTTTTGTCACCATTGTACTTTGCAAGCGTAAAGAACACAACCCTCCTGATATTGAGATTTAGACCCATTCCCACTGCATCAGTAGCAACAAGCACATCGTATTCATTATTTTGATCATTAAACAAATTCGCTTGCTGTCGACGAGTCTCTGGTGGCAAGGCACCATAAATAACACAACAACGATGATTAGTGTGTTTTTCAATTGCAATTTTAACCTCAAATACCTCTCTCCTAGAAAAAGCAACCACACAGTCTCCAGACCGAACATTTTTAAGATCTCCCAAGAGCGTTTTGGCTTCAACCACCAATGGCTTGAACCTCTCATAATGCTGCTCGTGCAACTCATCACCAGTTTCTGAACAGATTTGTCGAACAATGTTCAGAACACTTGGATCTCCACACAAATGTATCTCGTCAGCCTTCAGCCCAAGCAATGCTCTTGTCCATGCAAAACCTCTGTATGGATCTGCCATCATCTGAATTTCATCAATCACGGCAACATCATACATTTCATCAGTTGACACCATTTCGACTGTGCAAGCAACATGGTTTGAGAATGGgacaaatttcttttcttgtcctGTGTGAAGACTACAATAAACTCCATGCCCGTTGACTTTATCAAAGACTTCCATAGCCAATAATCTCAGAGGACTGCAGTAAATACCCTTCTTTGCTTCCATAAACCGTTGCAAAGCATTGTATGTTTTACCACTATTGGTTGGACCACAGTGATAAATTATCTTACGCTTCATAGCCCGTGCAAATGGAAACCATGTATGAGGCTTAGTGAGATCTGCTGATTCAATCATACTACGAAAACGCTTGATCTCATCTGGAAATTCTTCTAAACAATATTCAACAAATATAGGAAACAAAAACTTCACAGCATCATTAGATGGACCAAGGGATACCACATATTTGGCAACATCAGCCGAACACTTCTTGAAGAAAAAACTCCGAAACTTGTGCACGGCAGTAGGGAAAAATGAACGTCCAATGTATATTGCAAGAGCCTGATCGCATGCCCAACCCGAATTGCCAAAATTCCGGAATATCTCTTGAAGAGTCTCCCAATCAGCCCGTCTCTGCTTTGCACCCTTTTCAGCATTGCGAAGCTCATGATACAATTCAACAGGCTCACGTGACGCAACCTGCTGAAAGTTCATAGGTTTCGCTGAACTCACATTCTCATCACCATTTTCCGACTCAACAACCATCGAATCACAAACCAGACTGACATTACCCTCATCTCCATCTCCACAATTTGACAAATTGCGAGCACTGCCCTCATTTACAAAGTCCAAAATTTTCCCAGCATCTGCATCAAAATCACATTCAGAATCCACCATTCTACTACTACAAACCCCATTATCCTCCTCATCCTCCACAGTAGTCGAAAATGGTTTCGCATCAAAGGTACTGCAGCCTGTGAAATTCGGGCCTTTGGGGGGCAATCTAACCCGAATTAGGTCCCTGAATCCCGTCGAAAACGAACGGTGATTCGGAACATCGAAAGCGGGACAAAATTGGAAATTTGAGGATAGAGAGCGGTCATATAATGCAGAAGAACTAACATGTTGATTCCatatcaaaaccctaaacctagaTATGTTCTTCTTGGAAGCATAAATTCGAAACAGAGAACTTGAAGGGCCTCTAGCCATTGTTAAACACTcgcataaaattaaaaaagctcaaagaaatgataaacaaatttaaaaaaagctCAGAAATTtgggaaaaattcaaagaaataaCAAGTGAGTTTGAAATGATTGGATTATATCGAGCAAACCTGAGAGAATTGAGCCAGAGAAAATTGCGAGGAAGTGGATGGTGAGGGTTTTCCCCagcaaaaccctaaaacccagaagttgcttttgggttttgactttTTGAGGCTGATTTTTCACTCCTTCTTTTACTTGGGTCGGTTTAAGATTATGGGCTTGGGTTTCATCTGGGCCTCCGCATCATCTTTTTATTACGGGCTTTCTCTCAACTTCTAAAATTTTACAAACGTGCAGATTACAGGAAGAAAAATTCGACTTGAACTCACTGCTCTAACTAACTTGGTTAAGTTCAGGTCTATCTAAAATTATATCATTTGAGTTGTCCTCTTTTTAAAAAGACAATATTGTACTTTAGTCTAATATGAATTGTAGGGAAGAGAATTCAGACTCGAGTGCATAAAAAAACATACATGTTCTAGCCAATCTAACTATGCCCACGTCTGCTATTCGAGTCATATTCTTGTAAATTCATCTCAAATCACTTTGTAAGGCACAATAAATAGTTATCGGTAATTGGAGGCAGGCATTTGGGAGTATCTAAGGGCTAGTTggaaaatgcttttaaaatgccCAAGTGCTACATAAATTAAACATGTTGCCTAAACTTGTATGATTGGAATGTAGGAAACTGTACAACGACACTACAAGGACTAGGAGTATGATTTGGATACTAGCTACATGATTACAAGGGGTCAACCACCGGAGGATAAAATTTCGGGTAGGATGTCTGACCACATCATCTGTAAacgcccctcgtagaagtatgaGATATCTTGATATTTTGGTCTCACCCAATGTAAGAATTGCCCTAATCAGGCAGTCCCACCAAATATGTTCTCTTCCGCAAAATGATTTGAATCAAGTGTAGCATTTGTTAGTAGAATAGCTACTAGGACAAGGTGGTGAATAAGAAGGCAGAGTTGGCTTCCAAGCCTCATCATCTGAAGCCAAACTGAAGGGAAAACCAATTGTTCTGATGCTGCTGCTTCCCCACTGGCTTGTACtattactactactactacgacTCATGTTCTTCCTGAATCCCCCTTCGTTTTCTGATGACCCTGTGTTTCCTTGCATCTGATTCTGTTGCTCCAAACTGATCAAAAAGCTGGTGAACTGCTGCTGTGAACCATCGAAATCTATGCTCCCCGCGGTGTTGCTTAAATCACCGATTAATGCAGGGTTCATAGTTCCTGACAGTTCAGCCGGCGAGAACATGAGGCTGTTGGGAAACTCTCCATCAAACATGGAGGGTTTCAACACGGTCGGGTTGATTGGTTTGTAAGGAAGAGTGTCAAAGGAAGAGTAGTTTGTGTTAGATGCTTGTTGCAAGTCGTTGTTATTCCAAAACTGCATGGTTGATCCCATGTCGGTTGTGCAAGACATGTTCTCTGAGCTGAACTGTTGAGTGAATAAACCAGCTGCTCTAGGCTCTGGAAACTGAGAGTCCCAAGAGTGAGAAAGTGCTCTCTGTGCCATGGAgtttgttttcttgaaaatcCTGCAAATTGCCCATGAATCCTGCACACCATGAAGTATTTTAATCAGCAGAGCGATAACATGTTGGCATGAAAGATACAACCATTAATAATGACATGTCGACAGTCAGTTCTTTAATAAAAAGTGAACAATAGTTTCATAGCCCGATTATTTTATTTCGGTGTCCAAAATTTTAACTAGTACTTACATTTGCAGGGAGGCTTTTATCTAAGAGCTTTTTTGGTGGAACTGAATTTGAGAGAGAAGGCAACCGAAACTCGTGCATCATCCAGTCAGTTTTGATCCCTTTTGCAGCTCTGCCTCTGTAGAACACAAGGGACTTCTTTAAACCTATGCACTTGGAGCCTTCCGAAGAATAGATAGGCCGGTCTGTTCCGGTTGCTTTCCAAAACCCGGCTCCTGTGACGCGATTAGGCCTGGTGCTGTTCTTGTATTTTCGGTCCCTCGGGCAGTAGAAGTACCACTCTTTCTCCCCAGTACTTGCCAGCTCTGCTTGCACAGATGAAACACAACTTATAAGTTCAGAGACAGTTGCTATACGCTCATTTAGAAAGTTAAGCAAAAAGCAAAAAGCAAGAAGAATATATGAAATATgttgaaatttattttaaaaatccaAGTGCTTCCTCAAGAAGCACCTACTAGGTTGACAGAGAACGCTtcataaattttgagtttttctgTCTAGTCAAACGAAGGTAGAAGCGTTTTTTGCTgcagaaaacacttttaaccttTCTAAATTGGCCATAAACATCATAAACTTGAGACAGATCCAAAACATGAAAAGGGCGAAcagtttaaaaatctaaactaaAAAAGCACTTTATAAGAATGAATCAGAGACAAGTTAGCTTACTTGGAAGATCCCAGGGATCATATTTATAAATGTCAACTTGCTTGATCAGCTCAATGGGAAGAACCCTCTGCTGGATTTTTCTCTTCAGGTAAAACCCTACAAGCTCCTCATCGGTCGGGTGAAACCGAAAACCCGGCAACATCACATCATCAACCTTTTCCATCTCATTCTTCTGCTCCATACTTCTCTTCCTTCTCTAAATCGTAAGAAATAATATATCTCTAATCAAATAGTGGAACAGCTTAAGCTTTTTGGATAAGCACTTTTAACTAGTTCTTGACCGTGAGCTCTAAGAGAAGCACTTGTGAGTTAAAAGCTAACTTCATCCAAAGCTATATATCATGTGCCACCCGGGAGGAGTCTGAATCCGGAGCCTCAGCCGCCCTTTTAGGGTGACTAAAATGGAGAGAAGTAGATTTGCACGAAAATCACTGTTTTGTTAAGCAGAAGCTGAGGGTTTCAACTCTTATAACAACAGCTACCAAGAAAAACCTGAGTAGTCAAGTGAATGAGATTATTATTGAATTAAGTGCTTTTTATTCAAGCTGGTGTGTGCTTCTTGGACTGCATAAGGGGGAGAGGGTTATTTAAATCCGAATTAaggatctcaaagagtagaaaaataaagctttttttttttttttctggaattTTAAATTCCAAGTTGCTTTCACATTTTCTCATAGCTTGATTATAGAAACCAATTCCATTTTTATCTTCAAACCACCTTTAGACAAAATGACAAACAGACGTTCCTTGtcataatattataatttatttatttgagtaATCTTTATTTTTGGCTTATACCACCTTTTAAATAATCATTTCTTAAAGGCCTTTTTTATTGGCACCCCACAATGTTATGAATACAccccattttcttttatttagtcTGAATTTCCTTTTCTACCCTAATTTAAATtagataaaaataaacaaacaaaaccagCACCACCTTCATCATCCCAAAACCTACTCCTTTTCGACAGCCCCCCACCATGGCACCTCCATTAACAAAATGATCTCAAGTATACCAAAACATATGCCGACTTACAATTAAACTAACCAATAGTCTCATAGAAAGTCAATTCCTAGTTGACACAGAAGGATTGCTTCTCTACAAGTagcatttttcaaaattttcacggCCATCAAGTTGGTATCCCTGATTAGGTTGATATCGACATTATAAAATTCAATTTTATGGTATTTCATATCCTGCAAAATATTAGCAAAAGTGagaattctagagagagagagagagagagagagaacggcGGGAAAGGGGGTGACTATCATTGGCCAACACCGATGAGGAAGGTGGCAGAAGGGTGAGCGGTTCAGATAGGATGTTAGAAGGTTTTAATTTCTTAACTATTATAAAAAGGTGGTCTTAAACAATGAAAGGACTAATATTGGAATTTTAAAgaataattttgaagttaaTAAAAAGGTATTCATAAAATTATGGGGTGTTAATATTGGAATTTTAGACAATAAAAAGGTATTCATAAAATTATGGCGTGTTAATAAAAACACCCTttcttaaattcttttttttgctAAACATGTAATTTATGGACCAACTTCCCAAACACAACACTTACAAACCCTCTGGTTAGAAGATGAAACTATGAGATGGAGGCTCAGGGCATAAGGGATAAGGGAAGACTTAGGAAGACTTAGAAAGAGATTTTAAGAATAGGGAAGACCTAAGAAGACTTAGAAAGAgattttaagaaaatatatgGAGTACTTGAGCTAATAGAAAACGTAATGACGTTCTAGAATTCATACGGCCAACCttacttagtgggataaggcttgattgttattgttgtttttgtagaaattttcaggtcgacgggtcgatggcccactccaacaacactaaTATTGTCCCCACTTTATCACCTACCAAATCCGTCagatgtggggttttatcacaaaaaccTCGGAATGAGTTAGACTGgagtaattctatttaaattttttttctcctttcccTCTAGCCGACGTGGGATAATGTGATTCCAACAAAAACCATCATGCAAAATAAAACACCGGACTAATCTTTAATTACACACTGAGACGATGCATGGTAAATTGGAAATAATAGAAAAACGATATATTTTTACTGAATTACCAGTAAATCCAGAAATTACAAGAATATAGTGCTGCAGTGTTGACAAGGTTAGGCAAACAGTGATTGTTTGGGCTAAAATTGTTCTTGGACAGCTCTCTATTTAGGGTAAATTCAGAGTACTGTTCACCAAACTGCTCCACAAGGGGCAGTTCAACtactagggttagggtttgacCAGTGATGCATGTCATCTGACCTTTAAAGTTACATGTATGCAACAGGGAACACAATAcgaacaaaacaaaagcaaacgGGGTGAAGAAATTGACACATTCCAATCCGGAAGGTTTATTTGGACTCTGAATCGAGTCGTCGGAGACCTTTCGGGTTGGAGTGTGTCACAAATCATGTCATGTATGTGCTCAAGATTGGAATCATATATATTCAGAGAGTTTATCTGCTCTTATGTTGATTATTCACGGATTTTTTCCTCTTCCTAAATTAATGAAGTATGGTAAATATTATACTTAACAAATCTTCTGTTTGGACGCAAAAGATTGTCAATATGATGGCTGATCcacaataaatataaaaatgtaTCGAACTTAATTATaagtttttgttaaattttattGAATTCCTTTTATTATGTTTTGAGTGTTGAACTTAGAGGATATAAAAGTATCAACAGCATATTGTTTAATACAGAAAGCTTTTCTGTTTGGTTTGAAATCCATACATACTGAAACAATGAATCCGCCTTAATTAGTTTTCTCACTGCATCACTTACTTAAGAAATGAGAAGGCATGGGTCAATCCCCTTGATTTCACAAAAATGGGAATCCAAACTTCCTAACATCCAAATTTTTTTGGTAACCTCACTGGCCAAAAAGAACAATCTTTTTGGTACTTTCCAGACACCCGTTTTGAGAAGCTGCATTTCTTCCAACGAATTGAGATCACTTAGCTTTGTTACGCTTTCTATTTTAGTGGTATCACCAATCTATGTACACTTATGTCATTCATCAATATTATGACGCATGAATTAATAACGATATATAACAGTGTTATCTTCTTACTAAAAAAAAGTTTCCATGTCAACCAACCACTATACTATTCAAAAAGAGCCACTAGTATTAAGCTAACAATGAGATGCTAATTTAAATCATCAGCATGTCCAATTTAAACTAATTGTCGgtataagtatatatataagtatatatatatgtgtgtgtgtgtgtgtgtgtgtggcggAGACTCAAATTTAGTGAAATTCCCCAGATATAGATCCTCATTTGCAACCCTTGTTGTCTGTTGCTTAATCTTGGATTTGGAGCCCATGCGTCCAACCTAAGTTGAAATTTGGATCAAACTCTTCCAAACCAAGTTTTCTAACCTCTCTTTCTTTGCAAACATCAACCTTCTAATTAACACAACCATGCATGTTCCTATCAAACAAAACTTTGATCAATGTGAATGACTTTCTGTAGCTAATTATAAAATAGTTTTCCTTAACCGCATCAAATTCCATGCATCGTccattatatattatatgtttaTGCTTTACATTCTTGGTAAAATATTCTAAAATTGTTAAGCAACACTTCAATTCAtgcattttcatttttcaagcaAACCTATATTGACCAAATGCACCAGATATGTCCTTGTTTGGCGCACAAATAATTGTTTTCATTTACCTGAAGAAAGCCTCAAATTTGACTCATATCACTATAAGGACGACGCTAGGGGTGCAACTTGGTTTGGGTCAACCCAAATCCGTCCATGCTTAACCCGAATTTAAACCCGATTGAGCGGGTTAGAATGAAGTAAAAATCCATCCAAACCCAACCCGACCTTAACCCAATTTTTTATTGGGTTTGGTTGGATTGGTGCTTTGCCCATCCATGTCAACCTAAACCCAACCCGATTTCTAGCCTGAATTACTCATGTACATATTACCCGTCCCATTTCAATTATATAAGCTAGATATACAAGTTTGGGAGGTCTGTCTATACTTGAAGTTTgttgtttggtttttatttgaacaatgaatgattgtgttgattttacgtttcttttggtTAAAACATTGCTATTGTCTGtgtaaatttgaatttaaatatttttgacattatttggttcaaaatttgaaatttatctTATAAAATAATGTGTTATTTAAATCAATAAAGTTGGGTAAAACCGAACCCAACCCGAGTAAACCCGAACCCAATTTAAACTCGAACCAGAATAAACCAGcatgaaaccgaaccgaacccaTACCAGATGTAGAAATGTTGGATAAGGGATGAGTTGACCATCAAGCCCGCCCAAGTTGCACACCTAGAGATGCATGCTTGATCCCCTGTAAAAGTCGTTTTGTAAATAtccaatgttaaaaaaaattaaaaactgagATAGAAAATAATATTATCAGTAGTTAAGTTGTAATGTAAGTTCCAGACATGCGTGCTTGTCCAAATTACTCATCAATCACATATAGGCCTTATGTtataatatttatgttttagGATAATCAATTAAGATAAATTTCTTTGAAAGCAACATTCCTCCAATATTTATGACATAAAATAACCTAAGATTAATACTGTCTTGTTGGTTACCTTACCTCCTAAAGTCATTCCTTGGATAAGGGATTTTGAACTGAAGTTCTATCTACATGACgtttttatcttttttaaatataatcacTCTCGCACTTCTACTCATTTTCTTGGTGTTGATCTCATTTATTAACATATTtgattatttaataaataaaatgccTTCTAGAGCCATGTCACAGGAAAGGGTGATGTAGCTgcacatcattttttactttcCATACATattctgttaatttttgttcattgatAAACTTCACTTCATTCGATCTGCAGTTGAAAATTAAGTGAGATGTGTAAAAGATAAATAAGGGTGTGTATATAGCACCACCCTATTAAAAAATGGTGATGTCAATTTGATTGGGATAAACCTAGTCTTAATACAAGGACAAACCTAGTCTTAATACTAAATTTGA
Protein-coding sequences here:
- the LOC103404437 gene encoding DExH-box ATP-dependent RNA helicase DExH18, mitochondrial; this translates as MARGPSSSLFRIYASKKNISRFRVLIWNQHVSSSALYDRSLSSNFQFCPAFDVPNHRSFSTGFRDLIRVRLPPKGPNFTGCSTFDAKPFSTTVEDEEDNGVCSSRMVDSECDFDADAGKILDFVNEGSARNLSNCGDGDEGNVSLVCDSMVVESENGDENVSSAKPMNFQQVASREPVELYHELRNAEKGAKQRRADWETLQEIFRNFGNSGWACDQALAIYIGRSFFPTAVHKFRSFFFKKCSADVAKYVVSLGPSNDAVKFLFPIFVEYCLEEFPDEIKRFRSMIESADLTKPHTWFPFARAMKRKIIYHCGPTNSGKTYNALQRFMEAKKGIYCSPLRLLAMEVFDKVNGHGVYCSLHTGQEKKFVPFSNHVACTVEMVSTDEMYDVAVIDEIQMMADPYRGFAWTRALLGLKADEIHLCGDPSVLNIVRQICSETGDELHEQHYERFKPLVVEAKTLLGDLKNVRSGDCVVAFSRREVFEVKIAIEKHTNHRCCVIYGALPPETRRQQANLFNDQNNEYDVLVATDAVGMGLNLNIRRVVFFTLAKYNGDKTVAVPASQVKQIAGRAGRRGSIYPDGLTTTLNLDDLDYLIESLKQPFDEVKKVGLFPFFEQVELFAGKIPDVTFCQLLENFSENCRLDGSYFLCRHDHIKKVANMLQKVPELSLEDRFNFCFAPVNIKDPRAMYHLLRFASSYGQKLPVNIAMGVPTGSARNNKELLDLETKHQVCSMYMWLSHHFKKETFPYWKKAEAMASDIAELLGKSLANANWKPESRQAENQKFLEQKQNSYERPRSLIKLYDKKKHDRSVQHELVEKVTA
- the NAC20 gene encoding protein FEZ (The RefSeq protein has 2 substitutions compared to this genomic sequence) translates to MEQKNEMEKVDDVMLPGFRFHPTDEELVGFYLKRKIQQRVLPIELIKQVDIYKYDPWDLPKLASTGEKEWYFYCPRDRKYKNSTRPNRVTGAGFWKATGTDRPIYSSEGSKCIGLKKSLVFYRGRAAKGIKTDWMMHEFRLPSLSNSVPPKKLLDKSLPANDSWAICRIFKKTNSMAQRALSHSWDSQFPEPRAAGLFTQQFSSENMSCTTDMGSTMQFWNNNDLQQASNTNYSSFDTLPYKPINPTVLKPSMFDGEFPNSLMFSPAELSGTMNPALIGDLSNTVGSIDFDGSQQQFTSFLISLQQQNQMQGNTGSSENEGGFRKNMSRSSSSNSTSQWGSSSIRTIGFPFSLASDDEAWKPTLPSYSPPCPSSYSTNKCYT